The genome window GCCGCCATGACCGGTTCGTGCGTGACCATCGGACTCTGCGTCATGCCGCCCCACTCAGATGCCGTAGTCCGCCGCGAGCGTGCCGAGTTCCTCCGGCGTGAGCGGGTGATCGCTCTGCCGCTTGCCGATATGCTCCTTGTTCCAGACTTCGAGGTGATTGCCCAGCCCGAGGACCATCACCTCCCCGACTATCTCCGCCTGCTCCCGGAGCAAACCCTGAATCAGGACGCGCCCCTGCTTGTCGAAGGCCGCCTCCTGCCCGTAGTAGTTGACCGCTTCCTTGTACCGGCGGACCCTGGGATCCGATGAGGGAGCCTGTGCGAGCTGCGCCTCCATGTCGGTCCAGACGCGCAGAGGGTAGATGAACGCGGCCTTGCCGTCGGTGCTCGTCACGAACACGTCGTCGCCGTACTGCGCCGCGATTGCCGACCTGAAGACCGTCGGCACCTTCAGCCTCCCCTTGTCGTCGATCTTCGCGGGCCTGTTCCCTCTCACCTGTCTGCTCCACTACAGTCCAGTTAAATCCCTCACAGGCCACTTTAGTCCACACACGAATCCTAGGGGACCACTTTCCCCTTGTCAACGGGTGAATCGCCGTTTCGCGATGGATGTGCGACACTTTCCGGCGACGATGCTGCGCGCCGGCCTGATCGGGCTCGCTTCGGCGGGCAAGTCGACTCTCTTCCAGCTCCTCACGCGGGCGGCCGACACGGGCGGCCGTGCCACCGGTCGGGACGACGCGGCCATGGGGCTGGCGCGCGTGCCCGATCCCCGCCTCGACCGCCTGAGCGCGATGTTCTCGCCACGGAAGCACACGCCGGCCACGGTGACCTTCGTCGACATGGCGACCCGGCGCGGCGGCGGCGCCGCGACGCTGGTCGACGTCGCGCCGTACCGCACGGCCGATGCGCTGCTCCACGTCGTCCGCGCGTTCCGGGACGACGCGGTTCCGCATCCGGCGGAGTCCGTCGATCCCGGGCGTGACGCCAGGACCCTGGAAGACGAGCTGATCCTGGCCGACCTCGGGGTGGCCGAGCGCCGCATCGAGCGGATCGAGAAGGACCGGAGCAAGGGCGCGTGGAAGGGTGACGCGGCCGAGCTCGACGTCCTGCGACGCTGCGCGGGCGTGCTCGAGGCCGGCACGCCGCTACGGGCGCTCGAGCTCGATCCCGCGGACGCCAGGCGGCTTCGCGGCTTCCAGTTCCTCTCCGCCAAACCGCTCCTGCTCGTCGTCAACGTCGACGAGGCGGACGCGGGCATCTCGACCGAGGACGCGGTGCGCGCGGCCGGCCTCGACGGATTCG of Acidobacteriota bacterium contains these proteins:
- a CDS encoding division/cell wall cluster transcriptional repressor MraZ; amino-acid sequence: MRGNRPAKIDDKGRLKVPTVFRSAIAAQYGDDVFVTSTDGKAAFIYPLRVWTDMEAQLAQAPSSDPRVRRYKEAVNYYGQEAAFDKQGRVLIQGLLREQAEIVGEVMVLGLGNHLEVWNKEHIGKRQSDHPLTPEELGTLAADYGI
- the ychF gene encoding redox-regulated ATPase YchF, whose protein sequence is MNAALPSVLVTNTSSPYCAAIADLKTVGTFSLPLSSIFAGLFPLTCLLHYSPVKSLTGHFSPHTNPRGPLSPCQRVNRRFAMDVRHFPATMLRAGLIGLASAGKSTLFQLLTRAADTGGRATGRDDAAMGLARVPDPRLDRLSAMFSPRKHTPATVTFVDMATRRGGGAATLVDVAPYRTADALLHVVRAFRDDAVPHPAESVDPGRDARTLEDELILADLGVAERRIERIEKDRSKGAWKGDAAELDVLRRCAGVLEAGTPLRALELDPADARRLRGFQFLSAKPLLLVVNVDEADAGISTEDAVRAAGLDGFVHGPAVRALTVCAKIELEIAELEPEDAAAFLTDLGLRETGLDRVIRGAYELLGYVSFFTTGEDECRAWSIPAGTVAQDAAGEIHSDLARGFIRAEVVACERLVARGSLAACRRHAEVRLEGKDYVVRDGDVINVRFAT